Within the Candidatus Acidiferrales bacterium genome, the region TGCAATGCTGATTTTCTCCAGCCATTTTGTGACCCAAACTACCATGCTTCCTTCTTCAAGCCCCCACCTGTTCATGAATAACTCAGGTACTATTTCGTGCATATCCAGAACGATCTTTACACCCAAAAGCTTGGGGAAAAAACCTGCGAAGACAATGTAGTCAGGGGGATTATGGAACTGCAGTACTTCATACCTGTTGCGAATGCATCGAACGGCCAATATGAACGAAGCGTAGGAAATGAACATAAAGTATTCCAACAGGTAGATAAGAACGGGAGCGCCTCGATGTCTTCTTACACCTAACCTCGTCACGTTTACTCCGCCAACGTTTTCTCTCTTTATCTCACTCTTATTCCGGAGACAAAGAACGTCGACGGCGACACCATTCCGAACAAGCAATTCCGATTCCCTCTTGACCCTCGCGTCGCTCGGATAATAAGAGTGCACGACCATACACATTCTTTTGGGAAGATTTTTCTCGTTCATCTCATGTTCTCTAAACAGGAAATTTCTCCAACTGCGTTGTATCAAAAGATCTTGGATTCACTGTTGCAAATGATATACTTAAAATGTTCCATTAGTTTCGCATCGACAATGACATTTTCCGGGTGGAACAACAAAACGACGTCGCGTGTTCTAGCTTCATTTACAAGCCACTCGATGGTAAAACTCTTCGTATCCCGCCAGTGTGGTTCCAGCCAGAACGCCGAAGGGAAAAATAGAATCGAGTCTCCGTAATGTCGCGGCAAGATCGTTGGATCCTCTAAGTTCCCCATGAAGATCTTCATACCGGATTTTTCAGCCCAGGATAAATACTTCTCCGGCTCATAAGGAGCATAATGGTGCAGGCCATACTTATGCACCCCGGAGCCGTGTTTGGAGAAGGTACTCACCTTGCAACCCAAATGCCATTCCAGCAAGCGCAACTCGTTTTGAAAATTCTCAAAAGATCTGGAGTTCTCGAGATGCAGGCCTGCCACGTGTCCGCCAGCCTCAATCAATCTCATCACCGCACCGGAGGGAAGCGTACATCTCCTGAAAAACACATAGGATCTCAGGCCGGAATCGTTGAGAAGATTTAGGATTAATTCGAGGTCGTGCAGATATCCTAATTGTCTCACGGCGGGGAAATAGAAATCTGAGCCGATCCGGCTCATAACGTGACTGCTCAGACTGCGTCTGCCGTAAGGCCTGTCCACATCGATTCTCAGGATCAGAGACATACGGTCTCTCTCCGATGCAATTGGGACAAGTTTGCAGACAAGAGGATTTTTTTCACATTGCGCCTTTTAGTCGTGGGTTCTTTCTTGCTCTCAGCTTTTCAAACACTTTCCACACACTGCCAAGAAACGCAGGTGAGAACATCTCCACAGATGTGTAAGTCTTCTCTATCCCGCCGAATCCTTTCTTGAAATGAGCTATCGACGGAGTGTTAGTGCCACCCAGGTCATACCAGTGTATACCGGAGGCTTTCGCCCACTTTATCACCTGCCACTGCAGAACATTATTTGGCCGCAGCCTGTTGAATTGGGCATCCGAAACTCCATCCCAGTACAGACATGTTTCGGCATACTTCAGCAGGACTGCCGCCGCGATCATTGCACCCTCATACTTCACTGAGAAGAGAGCGTAGTATTCCTTTGGGAAAGAGGAAAAGAAACTTTCCATCAACGTGCTCGATGTGGACTGGTCCATTCCCTGAAGAGTGTAAAGTCTGCTGCGGAGACCAAGGTATTGGTTCACCGATTTGTCATCGATGTCGAATGAAACTTCGAGTCCGTTCTTTTCTCCCTGCCTTAGCTGGTTTCTTGTCTTGCCATCCATCTTCTTCAGGATCGTGTCGAGATCTTCGCTCAGATCTATAACTGAGGTCATACGCGTCTTCACTCGAAAATGATTATGAGTGACGACGGTGTCGGGAAGGAAGAAGGACAGCGTCAGCGTCGCCATTCTCACTCCTTGTGCCGAACAATACTGCGCGAATGCGGAAACGCAGGCCTCGGGGTTTCTCTTACATGCGATGCCCATGTACGGAGTAAGAGCATGGCGAAGGGGCGAACCTGCCATCGAGAATCCAAATTTCTTCCACATTACCACCGGTGTCATTCCTATCAGCTCAGTGCCTTCATGCAAAAGGACACCACGGATTGTCGCACCGCTGAAATATGATGACACATAAAGGCGAAGCCAATCGGATAATTGAAACACATTCCAGCCAGGCATAGTCTTCAGTAGTTCATCCCATTTCGAGTCAATTTCTACTGTCGATGATGAATACATCTATGAAACCTGCTCTTGACTCAATTGTGAATGCTCACAGCGCTCGCCAATCGTTAACTCGTGGAAGAGATCGTCGATGTGTATGTCGCAGGGTGATTGAAACCATGGCATGCAAGGAGTCTCGTATTTGTAAAGGGGGTAATAGTCTGAGTTCATAATATTGAGATCCATCTTAACAGAAACTAAGTGCCTTGATTCATGGGCTGTTGCCTTGCCGCCCGAAACGGTTCAGCTGTATACTGCAAGTAGTCTTTTTTCCATTTCCTCCCAGTTATAGTATCTCTCGAAAGCTGCCCGGGCATTCTTGCCCAGGCGCACTGCTTCTTCAGGATTCTCGATCAAGAAAGTGACGCCAGCTGCTATTTTAGCCGGGTCGGTTGGATCGACAAGAACGCCGCAGTCGGCGCGAGAAACTATCTCAGCTATGTTCGGGAAATTACAGGCAACGGTAGGTATGCCCGCTGCCATATAGTCGAACAGCTTGTTCGGGAGTCCCATGATATTGTTCATCGACACCGGCTGCAACAACAGAATACCGATGGAGCTCGCTCTCAATATTTTCGGCAGCTCTTCAAATCTTATCCAGGAACAAATCTCAAAATAATCCTCCATCCGGTTAGCCGACATAAAACTTCGCATCCATTCCAGATCTTTAGGCGGAACTCTTCCGATCGTAAGAAAATGGACATTCGCTATCTTGTCTCTCACAATCCTCGCGGCTTCGAGATATTTGTCCAGTCCTCTGGTCGCGATATCGAGGTTTCCCTCATGGACAATTGTGACAGTTCCGGAGTTGAGAACGCCTTTCTCCCTTCGGGGGAAGAGCTCTGTCGGTGCGCAGACAAGTATTTCGGTTATATTTGTACATCCGTAACGCGCGAATCTGTCTGCCAGATCCTTTCTCACTACGATCACATTGTGCGGCACCTTCGCAAGCATCCTCTCCAATGCAAAGATGCACATCCCTACAAGTTTCCTGATGAGAGGACTTTTGACCTTGACCGGGATGCTGGTCGCGTGCTCCTCGTGAACGTCATAAACGATCTTGCCGCGTGTAAATATTCGGAGAAACATGCCCGCCAAGAGAAGCTCCGGTTCATGGAAATGATATGCTCCCGCCCTCAGCTCGAACGCCTTCACTGTCAACTGAAGAGTGGTAACAAGTCTTCCAAGATACTTCCTTCTTTTGAACCCGAAGACCTGTATCCCGTCGCAGATAAATTGTTTTTTGTCCGCCGGTGCAAGCAATACAACCCTCTTCCCTGCCTTGACAAGACTCTTTGCTTCCTTCTGAAAAATCCTGTCGTCATCAAAATCATGATAAGAGGTTATCATGCAGACGTCGATGTCGGAATTGCGGCTCATCTCTCAATCATGCTTTTGGTATTACGCGCCTTCCGATTTCTGAGTATGAGGGACGCGAGAGCTCTGGCCATCCAGGCTTGTGCCCAACGAAAGTATGCAATCTTCACGGTGTGCATCGGATATTTCCTGTAGTAGAAAAATCCCTCCTTGTCCTGCATGTGATCAATTGTCCATCTCGCTGTGCGCTCAGATTTCTCCAGTCCATGACCGTCAAACGAGGCCAACTCGGAAAAGCAAAGGATACCTTCCGCACAACTGTGTATGTCCACCGGATATTTGCGGCCTACTCTGAAATATGGAACCAACGAACTATCGAAGAGATTCCGTTCGAAATACCGAAGACCTCGTTCGATTCGTTGAGGGATCTCAACATCCGGCCGCACCTTATGAATTTCAAAGAGAGAACGGAGAACAAAGCCGGTGTGATAAGGGTCGATTCGACCGACAGGGTATGCGTAGTACCACGAGCCGTCATCGTTTTGCTGGTTCATGACAAATCGAACAGCTTTTCCGGCGAGAGATACATCGACCGCGGAGTCAGCTGCCGCCGTCTTGAAAATCGCGGCAGCAACAAGGAGGCTTGCATTGTGACAAACCTCCTGATCATAAGGAGTATAGCTAAAGCTGACCTCATCGCGACTGAACACCGTCAACCTAAGATACTCTTTGAAAAATCCGCATGCCTTTGCGCAGGTATCGAGATATTTTCGGTCATTAGAAACTCGATACGCCGAAAGAAGTGCATCAATGACGTGGGCGGTAACAACTCCGGAAGGAGTGTAAGCTGGAAGAAACGAGTCCGCCTGCCAATTAAATGGATATCCCCAGCACGGATACCTGTATCCTGGCGAAGCGTTTTCGACCAGCCAATCGGCGGCATACAAGGACATCGCGCGGTAATTGTCGTCTCCAGTCACGGCAAAATAATCGAGGTAAGCCTGTGCGAGGAGAGCCACGGCCTTAGGATTTCGCTTAGGATGTGTTCGAGTAATTGATCTCAAAAATCCCGGCGCGGTGTCGAGCAGCAAGATAGAGAAAATGCGGCCTGGTTTCGTCTTCAACAGCGGCCTGAAAAGCCGGCTATCCATGATGTCATAATGGTCGATGCCCTGCCACTCTTGCGCCTCAATCCAGGAAAAAAGGCGGAGAAGAGAACTCTCCAAATAATCTAAGACGCTCACCCTTCTGTCAATTTCTCCCTCGAAGAAGCTAGTTGGTCCCGTACGATGAGACTCGTTCTAGCCGACTCAAACAATTCATCGAAAGGAATCGGCGGAGCGCCGCCGTTTTTCATATAAGCGGCGAACTCTTTGAGCTCTTCGAGATACCCCTTCTGCACTTTTCCGGAGCCTTCCTTGCTGACTTTATCACCGAATACCGTTAGAGTCTTGAAATCTTCAAGCAGCATCACCCTTCCGTCCACATAGGCCTCAACGCGCTCTTTCTCCATCTTCGATGAACCCAGC harbors:
- a CDS encoding glycosyltransferase family 4 protein, producing the protein MSRNSDIDVCMITSYHDFDDDRIFQKEAKSLVKAGKRVVLLAPADKKQFICDGIQVFGFKRRKYLGRLVTTLQLTVKAFELRAGAYHFHEPELLLAGMFLRIFTRGKIVYDVHEEHATSIPVKVKSPLIRKLVGMCIFALERMLAKVPHNVIVVRKDLADRFARYGCTNITEILVCAPTELFPRREKGVLNSGTVTIVHEGNLDIATRGLDKYLEAARIVRDKIANVHFLTIGRVPPKDLEWMRSFMSANRMEDYFEICSWIRFEELPKILRASSIGILLLQPVSMNNIMGLPNKLFDYMAAGIPTVACNFPNIAEIVSRADCGVLVDPTDPAKIAAGVTFLIENPEEAVRLGKNARAAFERYYNWEEMEKRLLAVYS
- a CDS encoding GNAT family N-acetyltransferase, yielding MYSSSTVEIDSKWDELLKTMPGWNVFQLSDWLRLYVSSYFSGATIRGVLLHEGTELIGMTPVVMWKKFGFSMAGSPLRHALTPYMGIACKRNPEACVSAFAQYCSAQGVRMATLTLSFFLPDTVVTHNHFRVKTRMTSVIDLSEDLDTILKKMDGKTRNQLRQGEKNGLEVSFDIDDKSVNQYLGLRSRLYTLQGMDQSTSSTLMESFFSSFPKEYYALFSVKYEGAMIAAAVLLKYAETCLYWDGVSDAQFNRLRPNNVLQWQVIKWAKASGIHWYDLGGTNTPSIAHFKKGFGGIEKTYTSVEMFSPAFLGSVWKVFEKLRARKNPRLKGAM